A region of Streptomyces deccanensis DNA encodes the following proteins:
- a CDS encoding cytochrome P450 — translation MPCPALPDGFDFTDPDLLHHRVPLPEFAELRRTEPVHWIPQAPGVAGFADEGYWAVTRHADVKYVSTHPELFSSTVNTAIIRFNEHIERDAIDAQRLILLNMDPPEHTRVRQIVQRVFTPRAIRALEDNLRHRAVTIAREAADRPGPFDFVTEVACELPLQAIAELIGIPQEDRIRIFEWSNRMISYDDPEYAITEEVGQQSAMELIAYAMNMAADRKQCPAKDIVTTLVAAEDEGNLASDEFGFFVLMLAVAGNETTRNAITHGMHAFLTHPDQWELYKRERPATAAEEIVRWAAPVNSFQRTATQDVELGGKLIRKGDRVGIFYASANHDPDVFENPDTFDITRDPNPHLGFGGGGPHFCLGKSLAVLEIDLIFNAIADAMPGLRLAGDPDRLRSAWINGVKHLQVTTT, via the coding sequence ATGCCCTGTCCAGCGCTGCCCGACGGGTTCGACTTCACCGACCCCGACCTGCTGCACCACCGTGTCCCCCTCCCGGAGTTCGCCGAACTGCGCCGCACGGAACCGGTCCACTGGATCCCGCAGGCACCCGGCGTCGCGGGCTTCGCGGACGAGGGCTACTGGGCCGTCACCCGGCACGCGGACGTCAAGTACGTCTCCACGCACCCCGAGTTGTTCTCCTCCACGGTCAACACCGCGATCATCCGCTTCAACGAGCACATCGAGCGCGACGCCATCGACGCCCAGCGGCTGATCCTGCTGAACATGGACCCGCCGGAGCACACCCGGGTCCGCCAGATCGTGCAGCGCGTGTTCACCCCCAGGGCGATCCGCGCGCTGGAGGACAACCTGCGCCATCGTGCCGTCACCATCGCCCGGGAGGCCGCCGACCGCCCCGGCCCCTTCGACTTCGTCACCGAGGTCGCCTGCGAACTCCCCCTCCAGGCCATCGCCGAGCTGATCGGCATCCCGCAGGAGGACCGCATCCGGATCTTCGAGTGGTCGAACCGGATGATCTCCTACGACGACCCGGAGTACGCCATCACCGAGGAGGTCGGCCAGCAGTCGGCGATGGAACTCATCGCCTACGCCATGAACATGGCCGCCGACCGCAAGCAGTGCCCGGCGAAGGACATCGTCACCACCCTGGTGGCCGCCGAGGACGAGGGGAACCTCGCCTCCGACGAGTTCGGCTTCTTCGTGCTGATGCTGGCGGTCGCGGGCAACGAGACCACCCGCAACGCCATCACCCACGGCATGCACGCCTTCCTCACCCACCCCGACCAGTGGGAGCTGTACAAGCGCGAGCGCCCGGCGACGGCCGCCGAGGAGATCGTCCGCTGGGCCGCCCCGGTCAACTCCTTCCAGCGCACCGCCACCCAGGACGTGGAACTCGGCGGCAAGCTGATCAGGAAGGGCGACCGCGTCGGCATCTTCTACGCCTCCGCCAACCACGACCCGGACGTCTTCGAGAACCCCGACACCTTCGACATCACCCGCGACCCCAACCCCCACCTCGGCTTCGGCGGCGGAGGCCCGCACTTCTGCCTCGGGAAATCCCTGGCCGTCCTCGAGATCGACCTGATCTTCAACGCGATCGCCGACGCGATGCCGGGCCTCCGCCTGGCCGGCGATCCCGACCGCCTGCGCTCCGCCTGGATCAACGGGGTGAAGCACCTCCAGGTGACCACCACCTGA
- a CDS encoding transglycosylase SLT domain-containing protein: MSPKQRIPVTLSVLRRIASPKKALAGATLAVAATGAVLAAAPAQAASEASQAQAVAKKMIGDSAQYKCFSNIVDHESDWDVNATNASSGAYGLVQALPGSKMASAGSDWKTNAATQIEWGVDYMKDRYGSPCGAWNFWQANNWY; this comes from the coding sequence ATGTCCCCGAAGCAAAGGATCCCCGTGACCCTCTCCGTTCTCCGCCGCATCGCCTCCCCGAAGAAGGCCCTCGCCGGTGCCACCCTGGCCGTCGCCGCCACCGGTGCCGTACTCGCCGCCGCGCCCGCCCAGGCCGCGTCGGAGGCCTCTCAGGCCCAGGCTGTCGCGAAGAAGATGATCGGGGACTCGGCGCAGTACAAGTGCTTCTCCAACATCGTCGACCACGAGAGCGACTGGGACGTCAACGCGACGAACGCGTCCTCCGGCGCCTACGGCCTGGTCCAGGCGCTCCCCGGCTCCAAGATGGCCTCCGCCGGCTCCGACTGGAAGACCAACGCGGCCACCCAGATCGAGTGGGGCGTGGACTACATGAAGGACCGCTACGGCAGCCCCTGTGGCGCGTGGAACTTCTGGCAGGCCAACAACTGGTACTGA
- a CDS encoding ECF transporter S component — MNGSPPPFRRPRPVPLSPRTVAALLLVSVIGAAAFGWPFFADPGSQVTAHAQDAPWLFAGLLVLLVGVVGATLSEAGLGAKAVAMLGVLAAVGAALRPIGAGTAGIEPMFFLMVLSGRVLGPGFGFALGAVTMFSSALLTGGVGPWMPFQMLTMGWFAMGAGLLPGAHRLRGRAELALLAGYGFVAAFAYGTVMNLYGWPFIDSLATSIAYEADAAPAANLARFLAYCLATSLGWDLGRAVVTVVLTLTVGTPVLKALRRATRRAAFETAVTFTPPTR; from the coding sequence GTGAACGGCAGCCCCCCGCCCTTCCGCCGCCCCCGTCCCGTCCCCCTCTCCCCGCGCACCGTCGCCGCCCTCCTCCTCGTCAGCGTCATCGGTGCCGCGGCCTTCGGCTGGCCCTTCTTCGCGGATCCCGGTTCGCAGGTGACCGCGCACGCGCAGGACGCGCCCTGGCTGTTCGCCGGGCTGCTCGTGCTGCTGGTCGGGGTCGTCGGCGCGACGCTCTCCGAGGCGGGGCTCGGCGCGAAGGCGGTGGCGATGCTCGGGGTGCTCGCGGCGGTCGGCGCGGCACTGCGCCCCATCGGGGCCGGCACCGCCGGGATCGAGCCGATGTTCTTCCTGATGGTGCTCAGCGGCCGGGTGCTCGGTCCGGGCTTCGGCTTCGCCCTCGGCGCGGTGACGATGTTCTCGTCCGCGCTGCTCACGGGGGGTGTGGGCCCGTGGATGCCGTTCCAGATGCTGACGATGGGCTGGTTCGCGATGGGCGCGGGGCTGCTGCCGGGCGCCCACCGTCTGCGCGGCCGCGCCGAACTCGCCCTGCTCGCCGGTTACGGCTTCGTCGCCGCGTTCGCGTACGGCACGGTCATGAACCTCTACGGCTGGCCCTTCATCGACTCCCTCGCCACGAGCATCGCCTACGAGGCGGACGCGGCCCCGGCCGCCAACCTCGCGCGTTTCCTCGCGTACTGCCTGGCCACGTCCCTCGGCTGGGACCTGGGCCGCGCGGTCGTCACCGTCGTCCTGACCCTCACCGTCGGCACCCCGGTCCTCAAGGCGCTGCGCCGGGCCACCCGCAGGGCCGCCTTCGAGACCGCGGTCACGTTCACCCCGCCGACCCGGTGA
- a CDS encoding bifunctional glycosyltransferase 87/phosphatase PAP2 family protein has product MATEQSRPGGAVGTGARAARLGALRAVLWLVAAVLAVRQIAVVLHTPKGERLTDLETWVGPSGVLHVNGSLYDSTRFTGTPFGGLVLKPLTRTAEQALGWGWTFGTLLLVVALGLVAARALPQPVTRRTALLAAPVAVTLLMLSLPVRNTLYLGQTSIIPVLLVLAGCFAVRGERTSGVCIGLAAAFQPTVLLFVPLLWFTGRRRAAASTGITFAGATALAWAAMPHDSFTYWVHHLAGVGLGGRADDLANQSLHGALLRLGLEGPLEIVVFFALAAAVAVLGMRRAVHYARDGQLLLAVAITGCVVVAVSPTSWKHQLLWVLLAVVGRVGTKASSRYVWPVAVVLVMTLPAKMMVPNVDVLHPVRDNVVLLAALAAALVVPFLSRTSEYYRAPIPTEYAPKAETRFSWAPLLRRVATRPNLLLELLLIRVTYAAYQRTRLEATGSRATAEEHARQVLSVEEALFLDVEHWFNHAVVGVDWLRDFFDFYYTSFHFVVPLTVLGVLYWRRPADYRWARTAIGFTTVLALVGFFFYPLAPPRLMPGLGIIDTIHGVQDFSRPDYGKLTELTNQYAAMPSLHFGWSLWCGLTIAIVAPRVWMKVLGLLHPFFTVLAIVATGNHWVLDAVGGAAVVGAGFGLTYLLTGPRTDTARQGDGEPRDRPRSAGGLSRAAQRESG; this is encoded by the coding sequence GTGGCGACGGAGCAGAGCAGACCGGGCGGTGCCGTGGGTACGGGTGCGAGGGCGGCGCGGCTGGGGGCCCTGCGGGCCGTGCTGTGGCTGGTCGCCGCCGTCCTGGCGGTGCGCCAGATCGCGGTCGTGCTCCACACGCCGAAGGGCGAGCGGCTGACGGACCTGGAGACCTGGGTCGGGCCCAGCGGCGTCCTCCATGTGAACGGCTCGCTGTACGACTCGACGCGGTTCACCGGCACCCCCTTCGGCGGCCTCGTCCTCAAGCCCCTCACCCGTACGGCCGAACAGGCCCTCGGCTGGGGCTGGACCTTCGGCACCCTCCTGCTGGTCGTCGCCCTCGGCCTGGTCGCCGCCCGCGCCCTGCCCCAGCCCGTCACCCGCCGGACGGCCCTGCTCGCGGCCCCCGTCGCGGTCACGCTGCTGATGCTGTCGCTGCCCGTGCGCAACACGCTCTACCTGGGGCAGACCAGCATCATCCCCGTCCTGCTCGTCCTGGCGGGCTGCTTCGCGGTACGGGGGGAGCGCACCAGCGGCGTCTGCATAGGGCTCGCCGCGGCCTTCCAGCCGACCGTGCTGCTGTTCGTGCCGCTGCTGTGGTTCACCGGTCGCAGGCGGGCCGCCGCGAGCACGGGGATCACGTTCGCCGGGGCCACCGCGCTGGCCTGGGCCGCGATGCCGCACGACTCGTTCACCTACTGGGTGCACCACCTCGCGGGCGTCGGCCTCGGCGGCCGGGCGGACGACCTCGCCAACCAGTCCCTGCACGGCGCGCTGCTCCGGCTCGGCCTCGAAGGCCCGCTGGAGATCGTCGTCTTCTTCGCGCTGGCCGCCGCCGTCGCCGTGCTCGGCATGCGGCGGGCCGTCCACTACGCCCGCGACGGACAGTTGCTGCTGGCCGTCGCGATCACCGGCTGTGTCGTGGTCGCCGTCTCCCCGACGTCCTGGAAGCACCAGCTGCTGTGGGTGCTGCTCGCGGTCGTCGGCCGGGTCGGCACGAAGGCGTCCTCGCGGTACGTGTGGCCGGTCGCGGTCGTTCTGGTGATGACCCTGCCGGCGAAGATGATGGTCCCGAACGTGGACGTCCTGCACCCGGTCCGTGACAACGTCGTCCTGCTGGCCGCGCTCGCCGCCGCCCTCGTCGTGCCGTTCCTGTCCCGCACCTCGGAGTACTACCGGGCGCCGATCCCCACGGAGTACGCCCCGAAGGCGGAGACCCGCTTCAGCTGGGCCCCGCTGCTGCGCCGGGTCGCCACCCGGCCGAACCTGCTCCTGGAACTGCTGCTGATCCGCGTCACGTACGCGGCCTACCAGCGCACCCGGCTGGAGGCCACCGGCAGCCGGGCGACCGCCGAGGAGCACGCCCGGCAGGTCCTCTCCGTCGAGGAGGCCCTGTTCCTCGACGTCGAGCACTGGTTCAACCACGCGGTGGTCGGCGTCGACTGGCTGCGGGACTTCTTCGACTTCTACTACACGTCGTTCCACTTCGTGGTCCCGCTGACCGTCCTCGGCGTGCTCTACTGGCGCCGTCCCGCCGACTACCGCTGGGCGCGCACGGCCATCGGCTTCACCACGGTCCTCGCGCTCGTCGGGTTCTTCTTCTACCCCCTGGCACCGCCGCGGCTGATGCCCGGCCTCGGCATCATCGACACCATCCACGGCGTGCAGGACTTCTCCCGGCCGGACTACGGCAAGCTCACCGAACTCACCAACCAGTACGCGGCGATGCCGTCCCTGCACTTCGGCTGGTCCCTGTGGTGCGGGCTCACGATCGCGATCGTCGCCCCCCGGGTGTGGATGAAGGTCCTCGGCCTGCTGCACCCCTTCTTCACGGTCCTGGCGATCGTCGCGACGGGCAACCACTGGGTCCTGGACGCGGTGGGGGGCGCGGCCGTGGTGGGCGCCGGCTTCGGCCTCACCTATCTCCTGACCGGCCCCCGTACGGACACGGCTCGCCAGGGTGACGGGGAGCCGCGCGACCGCCCCCGGTCGGCCGGCGGACTCAGCCGGGCCGCCCAGCGCGAGAGCGGATGA
- a CDS encoding helix-turn-helix domain-containing protein, with product MAGRREVPVDPGAGPVQRFAFELRKLRTEAGGLTYRAMAERAGYSITTLSQAAGGEQLPTLPVTLAFVRACGGDPAEWEARWHQAVEEAAAFDPDGDETAAEPPYRGLARFETGDSGLFFGRDRLTADLVDLMRRRRFAAVFGPSGIGKSSLLRAGLIPVLRQSEEPDLRPSAIRILTPGDQLARTHELLREACDGGGDTGGDGDTLVVVDQFEEVFTLCHDVAERARFIDLLLTAREPDSGLRVLLAVRADFYGRCAEHRALAEALGDANLLAGPMSPAELREVVVKPAAAAGLTVERALTTRLVEEITDAPGGLPLLSHVLLETWRRRRGKTLTLAGYEAAGGLDGAIAKTAEDVHGRFTESEAATARRVLLRLISPGDGTPDTRRPAERAELETTGTGREEVARVLEALTRARLLTLDGTTVDLAHEALITAWPRLRGWIEEDRDRLRAHRQLTEAARSWEELGRDAGALYRGSRLATAREHFAGPGHSDDLTDQEAAFLAAGLDALEQEERAKARTTRRLRVLVTSLACLLALALTATTVAYWQRQSALDAQREGLSRQLAAQSAALLDSDTDLASLLAIKAYRTSPTREATRSLYAAAAVPLERRLTGHTGTVSALVYSPDGKTLASGGFDGTVRLWDPATGRTRKVLAGRADAEDPDLVRTVAFAPDGRTLATSHGDDARLWDLDTGRVRATVALRKPDDDNMAAVGFDRAGRALAVAEGGQVLNVADGRVVTTLKGPTGLEMAVAFSPDGRTLATSTRDHTAQLWDLATGKVLSTVKSGTGVVSSLAFDTAGKTLATGTEDGTVHLWDVADGRQRTTLTSASSRVESMAFAPDGRTLAAGSYDGTVRLWDLATGRADTTLTGHTSPVMSVAFAPDGGGLVAGNEADTFGGGGDVAIRLWKVGTNRPRATLDVPGGDMQSMSFSPDGDTLATSSVTRTEDPRDMRSTVRLWDTGTRRTRAVLDDGPNRVGEVVFSPDGRTLALTSDIRAQLWDVRTRRPRITLPDYFVNAMVFSPDGRTLVTVGDGLHLYDARTGRPRAQLPKAEENSALAFSPTGELFATSGGQKAEIRLRDPDTGRVRRTLREPVGSATPEGARDDPLLMFRQVESMAFSPDGRTLASAEADGTVRLWDTGTGDLDATLTVSLTQGPVELAFSPDGRTLATAGDGAVRLWDTATRYVRETLPGGDAARLAFSPDGRTLAVGDHGDRLRLWDVDLPLPTDAIADLCRAVHRDLTQQERALYLPDQESGGACG from the coding sequence GTGGCGGGTCGTCGTGAGGTGCCGGTCGATCCGGGGGCCGGGCCGGTGCAACGGTTCGCGTTCGAGTTGCGCAAACTGCGGACCGAGGCGGGCGGCCTCACCTACCGGGCGATGGCCGAGCGGGCGGGCTACTCGATCACCACCCTCTCCCAGGCCGCGGGCGGCGAGCAGTTGCCCACCCTGCCGGTGACCCTGGCCTTCGTACGGGCCTGCGGGGGCGATCCGGCGGAGTGGGAGGCACGGTGGCACCAGGCCGTCGAGGAGGCCGCCGCCTTCGACCCGGACGGCGACGAGACGGCCGCGGAGCCGCCGTACCGCGGTCTCGCCCGGTTCGAGACCGGTGACAGCGGCCTCTTCTTCGGCCGGGACCGCCTCACCGCCGACCTCGTGGACCTGATGCGCCGCCGACGGTTCGCGGCGGTCTTCGGCCCCTCCGGCATCGGCAAGTCCTCCCTCCTGCGCGCCGGCCTGATCCCCGTCCTGAGACAGTCCGAGGAGCCGGACCTGCGCCCGTCCGCGATCCGCATCCTGACCCCCGGCGACCAACTGGCCCGCACCCATGAGCTGCTGCGGGAGGCGTGCGACGGGGGAGGGGACACGGGCGGCGACGGTGACACGCTCGTCGTCGTCGACCAGTTCGAGGAGGTGTTCACCCTCTGCCACGACGTCGCCGAACGCGCGCGGTTCATCGACCTGTTGCTCACCGCACGCGAACCGGACAGCGGACTACGGGTGTTGTTGGCCGTGCGCGCGGACTTCTACGGCCGGTGCGCCGAGCACCGCGCGCTCGCCGAGGCGCTCGGCGACGCCAACCTGCTGGCCGGGCCCATGAGTCCGGCCGAGCTGCGCGAAGTCGTCGTCAAGCCGGCCGCGGCCGCCGGACTGACAGTGGAGCGGGCGCTGACCACCCGGCTGGTCGAGGAGATCACCGACGCGCCCGGCGGACTGCCGCTGCTGTCGCACGTCCTGCTGGAGACCTGGCGGCGCCGCCGGGGCAAGACCCTCACCCTCGCCGGGTACGAGGCGGCCGGAGGCCTGGACGGGGCGATCGCCAAGACCGCCGAGGACGTCCACGGCCGGTTCACCGAGAGCGAGGCGGCCACCGCCCGCCGGGTGCTGCTGCGGCTCATCTCGCCCGGTGACGGCACGCCCGACACCCGCCGGCCCGCCGAACGCGCCGAGCTGGAGACCACCGGCACCGGACGGGAGGAGGTCGCCCGGGTCCTGGAGGCGCTCACCCGGGCCCGCCTCCTCACCCTCGACGGCACGACCGTCGACCTCGCCCACGAGGCGCTGATCACCGCCTGGCCCCGGCTGCGCGGCTGGATCGAGGAGGACCGGGACCGGCTGCGCGCCCACCGGCAACTGACCGAGGCCGCCCGCTCCTGGGAGGAGCTGGGCCGCGACGCGGGCGCGCTGTACCGGGGGAGCCGGCTCGCCACGGCGCGGGAGCACTTCGCGGGGCCGGGCCACTCCGACGACCTGACCGACCAGGAGGCCGCCTTCCTCGCGGCCGGACTCGACGCGCTGGAGCAGGAGGAGCGCGCCAAGGCCCGCACCACCCGCCGGCTGCGCGTCCTCGTCACCTCCCTGGCCTGCCTCCTCGCCCTCGCCCTGACCGCCACCACCGTCGCCTACTGGCAGCGCCAGAGCGCCCTGGACGCCCAACGCGAGGGTCTCTCCCGCCAGTTGGCGGCACAGTCCGCCGCCCTGCTGGACAGCGACACCGACCTCGCGTCGCTGCTCGCCATCAAGGCGTACCGCACCAGCCCCACCCGCGAGGCCACCCGGAGCCTGTACGCCGCCGCGGCCGTCCCCCTCGAACGCCGGCTGACCGGGCACACCGGGACCGTGTCCGCGCTGGTCTACAGCCCCGACGGGAAGACCCTCGCCAGCGGCGGCTTCGACGGCACGGTCCGGTTGTGGGACCCCGCGACCGGACGTACTCGGAAGGTGCTCGCCGGCCGGGCGGACGCGGAGGACCCCGATCTCGTCCGCACCGTGGCCTTCGCCCCGGACGGCAGGACCCTCGCCACGAGCCACGGCGACGACGCGCGACTGTGGGACCTGGACACCGGACGCGTACGGGCCACGGTCGCCCTCCGGAAACCCGACGACGACAACATGGCGGCGGTCGGCTTCGACCGCGCCGGCCGCGCGCTCGCCGTGGCCGAGGGCGGGCAGGTGCTGAACGTCGCCGACGGCCGGGTCGTGACCACCCTGAAGGGCCCCACCGGGCTGGAGATGGCGGTCGCGTTCAGCCCCGACGGACGCACGCTCGCCACCAGCACCCGGGACCACACCGCCCAACTCTGGGACCTGGCCACCGGGAAGGTGCTCTCCACCGTCAAGAGCGGTACCGGAGTGGTGAGTTCACTGGCCTTCGACACCGCGGGGAAGACCCTCGCGACGGGCACCGAGGACGGCACCGTCCATCTGTGGGACGTGGCCGACGGCAGGCAGCGGACCACCCTCACCAGCGCCAGCAGCAGGGTCGAGTCCATGGCGTTCGCCCCGGACGGCAGGACCCTGGCCGCCGGCAGCTACGACGGCACGGTACGCCTCTGGGACCTCGCCACCGGCCGGGCCGACACCACCCTCACCGGGCACACCAGCCCCGTCATGTCGGTGGCGTTCGCCCCGGACGGGGGCGGACTGGTCGCGGGCAACGAGGCCGACACCTTCGGAGGCGGCGGCGACGTCGCGATCCGGCTGTGGAAGGTGGGCACGAACCGGCCCCGGGCGACGCTGGACGTTCCGGGCGGCGACATGCAGTCGATGTCCTTCAGCCCGGACGGCGACACCCTGGCCACCAGCAGCGTCACGAGGACCGAGGACCCCAGGGACATGCGCAGCACGGTCAGGCTCTGGGACACGGGCACCCGCCGTACGCGCGCCGTGCTCGACGACGGGCCGAACCGCGTCGGGGAGGTCGTCTTCAGCCCCGACGGCCGGACGCTCGCCCTCACCTCCGACATCCGGGCCCAGCTGTGGGACGTCCGAACCCGCCGACCGCGGATCACCCTCCCCGATTACTTCGTCAACGCGATGGTCTTCAGTCCGGACGGCCGCACGCTGGTGACGGTGGGCGACGGCCTCCATCTCTACGACGCCCGCACCGGGCGGCCCCGCGCCCAACTCCCCAAGGCCGAGGAGAACTCGGCGCTGGCGTTCAGCCCCACGGGCGAGCTCTTCGCCACCAGCGGGGGCCAGAAGGCGGAGATCCGGCTGCGCGATCCCGACACCGGACGCGTCCGCCGCACGCTCAGGGAACCGGTCGGCAGCGCCACGCCCGAGGGGGCGCGCGACGATCCGCTCCTGATGTTCCGGCAGGTGGAGTCGATGGCCTTCAGCCCGGACGGCCGCACCCTCGCCTCCGCCGAGGCCGACGGCACGGTACGGCTGTGGGACACCGGCACCGGAGACCTCGACGCCACGCTCACCGTCAGTCTCACGCAGGGTCCGGTCGAGCTCGCGTTCAGCCCCGACGGCCGGACGCTCGCCACGGCCGGGGACGGCGCGGTACGGCTGTGGGACACCGCCACCAGGTACGTCCGGGAGACCCTCCCCGGCGGTGACGCGGCGAGGCTCGCGTTCAGCCCCGACGGCCGCACCCTGGCGGTCGGTGACCACGGTGACCGTCTCCGTCTGTGGGACGTCGACCTGCCCCTTCCCACCGACGCGATCGCCGACCTCTGCCGAGCCGTCCACCGGGACCTCACCCAGCAGGAGAGGGCGCTGTATCTGCCGGACCAGGAGTCGGGCGGAGCGTGCGGGTAG
- a CDS encoding steroid 3-ketoacyl-CoA thiolase, which yields MAAEPVIVEAVRTPIGRRGGALANLHPAYLLGETYRELLGRTGIPADCVEQIVGGTVTHAGEQSMNPARTAWLTMGLPYETAATTVDCQCGSSQQASHMVANMVAAGVIDVGISCGVEAMSRVPLGSGSKHGPGKPFPEEWNVDLPNQFEAAERIARHRGLTREDVDALGLLSQERAAAAWAEERFKKETFAVQVPTTEAEQGAGQGMWRLVDHDEGLRDTSMEALARLKPIMPTAVHTAGNSSQISDGAAAIMWASKRMARALKLRPRARIVAQALVGSDPHFHLDGPIDATKAVLGKAGMTLRDIDLVEINEAFASVVLSWARVFDQDLAKVNVNGGAIALGHPVGATGARLITTALHELERTDKEFALVTMCAGGGLATGTIIQRL from the coding sequence ATGGCCGCGGAACCCGTGATCGTCGAAGCCGTACGCACCCCCATCGGCAGGCGCGGCGGCGCGCTCGCCAACCTGCACCCCGCCTATCTGCTGGGCGAGACCTACCGTGAACTCCTCGGCCGCACCGGCATCCCCGCCGACTGCGTCGAGCAGATCGTCGGCGGCACGGTGACCCACGCCGGCGAACAGTCCATGAACCCCGCGCGCACGGCCTGGTTGACCATGGGCCTGCCGTACGAGACGGCCGCGACCACCGTCGACTGTCAGTGCGGCTCCTCGCAGCAGGCCTCGCACATGGTGGCCAACATGGTCGCCGCCGGTGTCATCGACGTCGGGATCAGCTGCGGGGTCGAGGCCATGTCCCGGGTGCCGCTCGGGTCGGGGTCCAAGCACGGGCCGGGCAAACCGTTCCCTGAGGAGTGGAACGTCGACCTGCCGAACCAGTTCGAGGCCGCGGAACGGATCGCCCGACACCGGGGGCTCACCCGGGAGGACGTGGACGCGCTGGGCCTGCTCTCCCAGGAGCGGGCCGCCGCCGCGTGGGCGGAGGAGCGGTTCAAGAAGGAGACGTTCGCCGTCCAGGTCCCGACGACCGAGGCCGAACAGGGCGCCGGGCAGGGCATGTGGCGGCTCGTCGACCACGACGAGGGGCTGCGCGACACCTCCATGGAGGCACTGGCCCGGCTGAAGCCGATCATGCCGACGGCCGTCCACACGGCGGGCAACTCCTCCCAGATCAGCGACGGCGCGGCGGCGATCATGTGGGCGTCGAAGCGGATGGCGCGGGCGCTGAAGCTGCGGCCGAGGGCACGGATCGTCGCCCAGGCGCTCGTCGGCTCCGACCCGCACTTCCACCTCGACGGGCCGATCGACGCCACCAAGGCCGTGCTGGGCAAGGCCGGGATGACACTGCGGGACATCGACCTGGTCGAGATCAACGAGGCCTTCGCGTCGGTGGTGTTGAGCTGGGCGCGGGTCTTCGACCAGGACCTGGCGAAGGTGAACGTCAACGGCGGTGCCATCGCCCTCGGGCACCCCGTGGGCGCGACCGGGGCGCGGCTCATCACGACCGCGCTGCACGAGCTGGAGCGTACGGACAAGGAGTTCGCGCTGGTGACGATGTGCGCGGGCGGCGGGCTGGCGACCGGGACGATCATCCAGCGGCTCTGA